ATCAGGGGCTCATGGCATGGAAAGAGGGCTGAAGGCGCAAAGACGATGTCCCGGATCCCCATGTCGGCAATCGTGTCAAAGAGAGGGTTTACAATAAGATCCCCATTTCGAAAATGATGGTGAATACCAATGGTCATGCCGTCTTTCAAACCGGCCATTTCCAGCGCGGTTCGGAGGTCTTTCACGCGCTTGTCCAGGGGACTTCGGGCACAGGTCGGGATCGGTGCTCCCCACTTCCTTCCATCGGGAATGTGCTGAGCAACTCCCTTATAGGGAACCTGAGGAATACCGTTGACTTCGGTGGGAACTCGCCGTCCTGCTCTATTTGTTACAAATTCGCTCATATCAACGACCCTCCTCGTCCATCGACGTTACATCGATCCCATAGACTTTGGCCAGGGATAGAACTTTCAGGGCCCGGGCCACCACGGGCGGGTCCACCATTTTTGATCCGATCGAGATTACACCAAGCCCTCGTGCTTCCGCATCTTCCATGGCTCGTTTAACCTTAATAGCGTAACGGATTTCTTCTTCGGCAGGTCTGAGTGCCCGGTGGATGGTCTCAATCTGCCTCGGGTGGATGCATCCCTTTCCATCGAATCCAAGAGAGCGGGCTTCGGTTACCGAGAGAAACAGACCTTCTTCATCCTCAACGTCGGAAAATACGGTATCAATCGGCTGAATCCCGGCAGCCCTCGCTGCAGCGACCAGATGGCAGCGAGCGGTAAAGGTTTCTCTTCCTTCCCGTGTCCGTTCCGCCCCGATGTCTCTTGTATAGTCTTCTGCCCCAAAGGCCAGGGCTGCGACACGCGGGTGACTTCGGGCAATGTCGTACGCATGCATTAATCCACGGGCTGTTTCAATGATGGGCATGAGAAATACGGGTCTTCCAGGATTCAGAGCGTCGATAAAGGCTCCGGCCTGTCCTATATCCTCCGCGGCTTCAGCTTTGGGTATCAGAATCATGTCGATTCCGTGGGGAAGGAGGGTCAGGATCTCATCCAGGCCTCCAGGAAGAGGGTTGATCCTGACCATTCTCTCCGCTCCCGCAAAATCCATGGCACGAAGGGCATTCCGGACCAGAATCCGGGCGGCGTCCTTTTCCGATGGGTGGACTGAATCCTCCAGGTCGAGGATGATCCCGTCCGGAGCAAAGAGAAAAGCATTAAGCATGAGAGTCGGGTTGTTCCCGGGCAGATAAAGCCGGGAACGACGGAGCCTTTCTTTCCTGGATTCGGGAGGATCTCCATCCCTCTCCGGGAGTATGGAATGGCTGAGGTCCGGAAACAGCCGGCGGGCAGCGGCCTCGATTCTGGCCTGAAGTACCCAGTCCATGGCCCCCCGGTCCCGTACGGTGACTTCGATTCCCTTCAGCTGTAAGCTCTGGATCGCAGCCCATGTCTGGGAACGAAGATGTTCACCATAGAGATTGTCGACGGAACTTTCGAGATTGAGACAACTCTCGACCCCGGATTCCAATGGATTCATCCGAACTTCACAGTCGTCCTTTTCGTAACGACCTGCGATAATAACCCCCATGAGACCTCCTGATATAGCAGAATCGATCGGGGGACTATTATCCCAGATTATGCGATCGACATCTACTGCGGCTTGAAATCTCACGCCATCTCATTGCCTGCTCGCTCGTCACTCCTCACCGTATGAAAACAATACTGCCTCGTCCGTCCTCGCTGCGCGGTCCCTGATAGGGCGAAATTTTCTGCGCCTCGCAACGATCCCGATCGCAAAATCCGGGATTATCCCAGACGATGCGATCGACATCTACTGCGGCTTGAAATCTCACGCCATCTCATTCCCTGCTCGCTCGTCCCTCCTCACCGTATGAAAACAATACTGCCTCGTCCGTCCTCGCTGCGCGGGCGGCCATCATGAGAAATTCTGAACCATGGAGTTACCATGTTCTGCTTACCGGAATCAAGGATTCTTGACAGGCTCTATAGCGGGTGATAGCCTCCAGAAATCACCAGTTCATGCGTAAAGAGAATTGTCCAGGCAGGAGGCAGGAATGCGAAAAAATGGAAATGAAACAAACGTTTGTCAAATTTGCGGGAGGAGCGGCAGTGAAGTGGAGTTGACGAATGCCGGTATCCTTCGTCCTGCAATCGCCAGTATCATCAAGGCATCTTACCCGTCCTGGTCGTCGGACGGCTACATCTGTTCCGAGGATATCGATCGATTTCGCTATGACTATGTCAGTTCTCTGATCATGGAGGAGAAGGGAGAAGTTACACAGCTTGAACAGGATGTTCTGGATAGTGTGGCGAAACATGAAATTCTATCTACCCGGGTGGATCAGGAATATGAATCCAATCTGACTTTTGGACAGCGTCTATCCGATCATATCGCTCTTTTCGGAGGTTCATGGGCGTTTATCATTTCCTTCGGATGCGTGCTTGCCCTGTGGATAGCCATCAATTCCCTCATGATCCTATCCCGGCCCTTTGATCCTTTCCCTTACATTTTGCTGAACCTGATCCTTTCCTGTCTTGCTGCCATTCAGGCTCCGATCATCATGATGAGTCAGAATCGGCAGGAATCCAAGGATCGAGCCCGGGCCCTGCACGATTATCAGATTAACCTGAAGGCGGAACTTGAAATTCGGCAATTGCACCAGAAACTGGATCATCTACTTCTCAACCAATGGGAGCGGCTGGTGGAGATCCAGAGGGTACAGCTCGAACTCATGAATGAAATAAAAGGTTGGAAAGGCCAAGTTCAGCCCTGAGCCCCGGACAGCCCAGGAACCCGCCCGGGTCCTGCGGGGTACGGCTGATATGTGAAAAAACTGAATTACGAAAAAATATTCAGATTATGGATATAGCAGGGCGGGACTCCAAGGGGACAGGAGTCCAGAGTGAACGAAAGGGGACCCACGGCTGAGACCAGGTTTCTCATGAAATCCCTCAGCGTAAACCTGCAGGTGACAAGAGGGTAATACGAATGAATTTTGTCACCCTCCATCCCGTACGCACTTGCGATCACCTGAAGCCGGGTGTGTTTCTCGATGAAATGGACATGGATGGGGCGGAGAAGGTGCAGGCCCTTGCCCCACGAAGCATGCACGTTTTCCGGGGATTGTTCCGGACCTTCCAGTACAAGGTTATGATAGTTAGGCATCGGAGGGGCATCCATGGTGGGGCGAGTCGCGTGGGCTGTTGCTGGAATGGCGCGTCTCCGGGCCGTTACGGTGTCGGTGATCGGCGAAATCCGCTCGCCCTTCCAGATCGTCTGCCGGCGAGTCCTCCGGCCTTCCGCGTCTATGGGGACCGATTGGAAGGAATGGGGATGGCAGGGATCATCCACCAGGGCCCACCCTTCGGGAAGGGAAAAGGAGAGGAGGGAGTTGCTTCGCAGAAGAGGAAGAAGCGTTTCCAGAATCGCAGACATGACATAGGAAGAGAGGATGGCGGGATATCGACCCGTTGTGGGTGGGGGCAGGGGGGGGCGAGTGAGTTCGTCACAGAGAGCATCCAGTTTTGCCAGAGCTGCACTTTCGCCTTCCGGGGACATCGGGTGGGAGATGTCGACCAGGCCGGTAGGAGAGGAAATCTGGAATGCAAGGGATCTCAACCTCTGAACCACCTGCATGAGAAGCCCGACACTGTTGGCAACCGTATCATGAGTAATCCGTTCGTGAAGGGTCCATTCGTTAAGCCTCAAGTTGCCCCGACTTCCCCGTCGTATGATTTCATGAAATCTGGAAAGGTATCGTGATGCATACGATAGGGTTACGTCGGGTGTGATGGAATGTTTGAAAAAAGAAAAATGCCCGTTGGGAAGTGCGGGCTCTGTGACGGTTTCACTGACGGCAGAATCAGGGGGGTGGGCTCTGCCATCCGTTGAAAAGTCCTGGTCCTGGCCTATAAAAACCCGGTAGGCCTCCAGGGTCCGATGACTCTGTCGTATCATGGGCCGGGTGGAATGATGAAAGGTAAAGGCCAGAACTGTTTCAGATCGTATCGTCCGCTCCCATTCGCTCACAGGATCACCATACCTTCCAGAAGAAGATTGGGAGATTCTGCGCCCACAAGGAGTGTCTGCCCTCCCCGTGTGCACTCCCCGAAGGACCAGCAAGTGTGCAGGTCAGCTCCCACTGCCATTATTCCCTCAAGAAGATGGTCCAATCGTCCCGTCAGAACCGTATTTTCAACCCTTCCCAGGGGACGAGACCCTTCCCAGACCACGCCCATGCGAACAGCCAGGGTCACCATTCCATCCGGGGAATAGCTTCCACCCTGGAGCCTGAGAATCTGGAGTCGCTTTGCTCCCATGATCCGTGAGGGATCCACAATGTCCTCCCCGGGTCCAATGACGGTGTTGGACATTCGTGCGGTCGGAAAGTGGCTGTAATTTGCCACTCTTCCGTTTCCGGGCTCACATGGAAAGAGATGGCTGTGGAGGTAATCCCCCAGGATGTGAATGAGCTTTCCCTGCCGTAAGATGGGAGCGCGACGGGCCTGGTACCCTTCGTCGTCCATGGAAAATGAGCCGACGAGATGATCCCGGGTCGGGTCGTCATAGACACTCAGAAAGGGGGGGGCGATGGTCGAATTCAGAGACTGGGAGAACGGGGAAAGCTTTTCGGCCCAGGCTTGAGCTTCGGTCGGGTGACCGATAAGTTCGTGGGCCATGACCGCCCCGGCCCCGTGGGTAAAGATGACGGGAATCGGGCCGGGGGACAGATTGACCAGCGGGAAGTGAAGAGCCTGAAGGGGATCGTCCATACCTGCCCGTGCCTGGGACCATCGTTCCGGAGTTAGCCGCTTTGTGTAAACAGGCTCGTTCCAGACCCTCTGGGCCCGGGAAAGGGAAAGGATAAGGTGATCCTGTGTACGCTCGTCCGAGTGAGTTGTTTCGCCTTCCCATTCATGGTGAATTCGGGAGTGAGTTCTGGTCCAGCGAAGACCTGTAATGAGGCTGTCTTCCGTGATCGTGCTGATAAGGCTCTTCATTTCGTCTATGGATTGATCCCCTGGATAGGGTGTCGTGGACCAGCTCTCCACCCGACACTCGTCCCCGCGGTACGTTCGGCGGGCTGAACCAGCATTTCGGACCGTACGCTGCTGGATATTTTTTCCCCTCCTCCACAGGAGAGTAACCTGTGTTGTGGACGACTGATAGACGGATCTTCTTGACCGTACCATGGTTCCCGATTAAGATATATGAAATGTCCAAAAAAGAGAAATTTGATGAGCTTGAGCGCCGATCGCGCCTGTACCTTGAAGGAGATGCAAAGAGAATCGAAACCCAGCATACACAGGGGAAGCTGACCGCTCTTGAGCGTATCACGCTTTTTCTGGATGAAGGAAGTTTTGAAGAGCTGGATCGGTTTGTGGTTCATCAGGCGACTGATTTCGGTATGAACGAAAGAAAAGTCCCGGGGGACGGGATGGTTACGGGATATGGCACCGTGGAGGGACGGCTGGTCTATGTATTTGCCCAGGATTTTACCGTCTTTGGCGGAACCATGTCTGAGTCGAACGCCCGCAAGGTGTGCAAGGTGATGGATCTGGCCATGAGAAACGGTGCGCCGATCGTGGGGCTGAACGATTCCGGGGGCGCACGGATCCAGGAAGGGGTAGGATCTCTGGCCGGCTATGCCGATATCTTTCTTCGAAACACGCTGGCTTCCGGTGTAATCCCCCAGATTTCGGCCATTATGGGACCGTGTGCGGGTGGAGCGGTCTATTCCCCTGCCATTACGGACTTTGTCATGATGGTAGAGGGAAGTGCCTATATGTTTGTGACCGGTCCCGATGTGATTCGGACCGTGACGCATGAAGAGGTGACCAAGGAGAAGCTCGGAGGAGCTCGAACGCACGCTGAAGTATCCGGGGTATGCCACTTCACCGTACCCAGTGACGAAGCCTGCCTGCAGCTGATGCGTAAGCTGCTGTCCTACCTCCCCTCCAACAACATGGAAGATCCTCCTGCCCTTCCCTTCCTGGAAACCATCATCCCGGAAGATTCATCTCTCGACAGGATTATTCCGGACAACCCGCAGCAGCCCTATGACATCAGAGAAATCATTCTGAGATCGATGGATGTGGACACTTTTCTGGAGGTGCACAGGGACTATGCCAAAAATCTGGTTGTAGGCTTCGCCAGGCTGGGGGGAAGGAGCGTGGGGATTGTGGCCAATCAGCCGGCCCATCTCGCCGGAACGCTTGATATTAACGCCTCTCTGAAAGGTGCCCGTTTCGTAAGATTCTGTGATGCATTCAACGTTCCGCTGATTATCTTCGAAGACGTTCCCGGTTTTCTTCCCGGAACCGATCAGGAATTCGGCGGCATTATCAAACACGGGGCAAAGCTTCTCTATGCTCTGGCAGAAGCCACCGTCCCCAAAATTACCGTAATCACGCGAAAAGCCTACGGTGGTGCTTACTGTGTCATGGGGTCGAAACATATCCGGACGGACCTGAACTTTGCCTATCCAACTGCAGAGATCGCTGTCATGGGGTCAGAAGGTGCCGTAAATATTCTTTACCGCAGGGAGTTGGGAAGCTCTGACGTACCCGCAGACCTTCGATCATCCTATGTGTCCGAATATGAGACCAAGTTTGCCAATCCATACGTTGCAGCGGAGAAAGGGTATATCGATGAAGTCATCTACCCCAGGCAGACCCGGCCCAGGCTGATTGCCGGTCTGCGTTCGCTGAGGAATAAGCGGGATGAGAATCCACCCAAAAAACATGGGAATATTCCGCTGTGAAGAAGGTATTGATTGCAAACCGGGGAGAGATTGCGGTCCGGATAACACGGGCCTGTCGGCAGATGGGGCTGGTCCCGGCGGCCATTTACTCTGACGCCGATCGAAATGCACTGCACGTCCTGCAGGCGGATGAAGCTTACAGGATTGGCCCTCCTCCTGCCAGCGAAAGTTACCTCCAGGCAGAAAAAATTATTGAACTGGCAGGAAAAATCGGGGCCGATGCCATTCATCCCGGGTACGGATTTCTGGCCGAAAACTCTGCGTTTGCAAGGGCCTGCACCGAAGCCGGAATCGTTTTTATCGGCCCCAACCCGAAGAGCATGAATCTGATGGGCGACAAAGTCCTGTCCCGACAGGCTGTAGCTCCTCACGGGGTTCCGATTATCCCCGGTACAAAGGAGCCTGTGGACGATCCCGCGAAACTCGCGGAAATCTGCAGCGGAATCGGGTTTCCTGTATTGCTCAAAGCATCCGCCGGAGGAGGGGGAAAGGGGATGCGGAGAGTGGACCGTCCCGAGGACCTCCTTCCCGCCTTCGAGCGTGCGAGCTCCGAGGCAAGTTCTTACTTTGGTGATGGACGGGTCTATGTCGAAAAATTCCTGGAGAAACCGAGACATATTGAAGTTCAGGTGATGGCGGATCACCATGGAAATGTAATTCATCTCGGGGAAAGGGAGTGTTCCCTCCAGAGGCGCCACCAGAAAATCGTCGAGGAATGTCCTTCTCCCATCGTGGATCCGCCCATGCGTGAAAGGCTCGGGTCGCTTGCGTGTTCTGTGGCGAGGGCGGCGGAATACGATTCGGCCGGGACCGTCGAATTTCTCGTGGATGCATCCAGGAACATCTACTTTCTTGAAATGAACACTCGGATCCAGGTGGAACATCCCATTACCGAAATGGTTACAGGCGTTGATCTTGTTCAGGAACAGATCCGTGTAGCCATGGGAGAGCACCTCTCTCTCCGACAGGAAGATGTTCGCATGCGGGGCCACGCCATTGAGTGTCGGGTCTATGCCGAAGACCCTTTCCACAACTTTGCCCCCTGCCCGGGAAAGATTCTCTACCTTCGGCTGGCGGAAGGACCGGGAATCCGCAATGATTGCGGCGTGGCGGAAGGTTATACGGTTCCCCTGGATTACGATCCCCTGCTGGCCAAGCTGATTGCTCATGGATCCTCGCGGATCGAAGCGATTCGAAGGCTTCTGGGTGCTCTGCGGGAGCATCGAGTCGAGGGTATTGACACGAACCTCCCCTTCTTTGCCCACGTAATCTCACTTCCGGAATTTCTTGAGGGATCCTACGATACGGGGTTTGTCGATCGTATACTTTCCAACCTTCGAATGGATTCGGATCCGCTCTTTTCCCGGGCCGCATTGACTCTTGCGGCCATCCATCGATTTCGCCAGCACAGGGAAAAGATCCTTCCCGAACAGCCCCGGAGTCCATGGAAAAGCTGTTCCTGGAGGGGACGATGATTATCCGTTTATCCGTGGATGGTCAGGAAGTTGCCGTCGAGGTCTGCGAACTCCCAGATGGAAGATTTGAGGTCATGTTTCCGGAAGAACGAATTATAGCCGAATTACGGGAAGGGTACGGGTACACCCAGAGCCTGATTGATGACCAGGGACGCCAGTTTGAGATGACCCTGCGGGAAGAGGGGAACGGGAATATTCGAATCGGTCTGGGGAGTGAAGGCATGATCGTTACCGCCATGACCGAGCTGGAGTACAGGGCGCGCCAGGCCCGCGAAGGGGAAGAAGATCGGTCGGGATGGGAATTGAAGGCGAGCCTTCCCGGGAAGATTAAACGCATTCTTGTGACTCCCGGTGATGCCGTAGATGGAGGAACGCCTCTGATGATCATGGAAGCGATGAAGATGGAAAATGAGATCCGTGCCGAACGTCCGGGTATCATCCGTACGGTGCCGGTCGAGGAAGGGAAGGCGGTGGAAACCGGTGCAGTTCTCGTCACGGCCGACCCTGTCGATTCAACAGGATGAACACCCGTTCAACCTCTTGACTGTGGTTTTACCCTGCGCGTCCGGTCTATAAAAACAGTGCGGGAAAAATGCCAGTAACCTGTTGTGTGAACGAGAGATACAGGAACGGTGCTTTTTTATGCCGGAGATCCTCCAAATTGGCAGCAAAATTGCATACATGTAACACGGACAACCAATACAGAGTCCAAACTTTTTAAGGAGGTTTTATATGAGTTCGTTTTGGTCCAAAGCATCACTGCTGGTGCTTGGTGTCCTGCTGATTGCGGGACTGGCACTGGCGCAGACGACCGGCTCGATTCAGGGCAACGTCGTTGATAACGGCGGACAGCCCCTTCCCGGCGTCACGGTGGAAATAGAATCCCCGAACATGCAGGGGACCAGGGTAGCTCAGACGGACGTCAATGGCACGTTCCGTTTCAAGCTTGTCCCCCCTGGCCTCTATACGCTCACCGCGTCCATGGAAGGATTCGCCACCCTGAAGCAGGCTGACATCCAGGTCGGCCTGGACCGTACGGTCACCCTGCAGGTAACCATGCAGGCTGCCTTTGAAGAGACCGTGACGGTTACCGGCGAGGCTCCCGTCATCGACGTTACCACGACGACGGCCGGCGCCAACCTCACCCAGGAAGTCATCCAGGATCTGCCCACGGGCCGTTCCTATCAGGATCTCGCCTTCCTGGCTTCCGGCGCCCTCTATGGTGAACTGGGCTCCAACCCGTCCTTCGGCGGAGCATCATCCGCAGAGAACCGTTACCTGGTCGATGGTATGGATACCTCCGACCCGACATTCGGTACCATCGGCACCAACGTCACCTTCAACTTCGTTCAGGAAGTCGAAGTCAAGACCGGCGGCTACGAGGCTGAGTACGGCGGCGCCATGGGCGGTATCGTCAACGTCGTGACCAAGTCCGGATCCAACGAGCTCCACGGCGAAGTCTTCGGATACTTCACCGATGACTCCATGACCTCCGAAGGCGACGAGCCCGTCGGCGGTTCCGCCCTCGAAGGATTCAAGGATTACGACTACGGCGCGGACGTTGGCGGCAAGATCATCGAGGATAAGCTGTGGTACTTCGTGGCCTACAACGAGGTCTACTACGAAGAAACCAACCGCCTCCCCGGTGAAGGCGCGGGTTCCTTCACGGAAAAGCGTGAAGGTGATCCGGGCTACTATGCCCTGAAGCTCAACTACCAGATCACGCCTTCCAACAGCGTGTCGCTGAACCTCATCGGCGACCCCAAGACCGGAAACGATTTCTACGGCGACTACTTCATCGACGTCTCCGATCGTTCCGATTACGACATGGCCAATCCGATGGATCCGGGTGCCCCGATTGTGACAAACTTCAACCGGACACGCGAAGAGGGCGGTGATAACTACGGCCTCTCCTGGAACTCGATCCTCACGCCCGACCTGCTCTTCGAGTTCAAGGCCAACCACACCGAGACGAAGGTTGACCGCCTCCCGATGCTCGACCAGGCTACCTGGGTCGACTGGAGCGGTATGTGGACCTGCTACGGCTCCCACACCGACTACGGCGTCAACTGCGGCAACGGCATCTCCTTCGGCGGCGCCGGCTTTGCCGAGTATGACACCTCCCGAAACCGCGACCAGTACAAGGGCGCTATCTCCTACTTCATCGGTGACCACGAATTCAAGATCGGTCTGAGCTTCAGTTCTCTCGAATTCACCGATTACGCCGGCGTGAACGGCTCCATCGGTGAGCACTGCGTACCCATCGGCGATGCCCGCGCAGCGGCCGCCTATGACTACTTCGGCGACGAAGACGGCGACGGCGTTGAGAACTATCTCGACCCCGACTTCAGCTGGACAGCCCTGTCCATGGCCGAGTATGCCGATATCACCGGCCTGCAGTGCGACTTCAACGGCGACGGCGTGGCCGATGACGGCCTTCTTATGCCCGCCCGTGACGGTCAGCGCTTCTATCTGTATGATCCCGGCTACATCTACTACATGGATTACTACGACAGAAACTACCAGCAGAACTCCCACGGCAACACGGACGAGATGGCTGTCTTCCTCCAGGATGCCTGGAAGGTCACGCCCAACTTCACCCTGAAGCTCGGCGTCCGCATGGATTCTTCCGAATCCACCGGTGACGTCTCCAGCGCCACGGGAACCAACCTGGACTTCGGCCTCGGCGACATGGTCTCCCCGCGCATCGGCTTCATCTGGGATTTCATGAACAACGGCCGTTCCAAAGCCTATGGCCACTATGGCAAGTTCTACAACGCCGTGCCCCTGCAGATCAACGTCCGGGCCTTCGGCAACGAGAACTACATGTTCTACTACTACCAGTATCCGACCGACGAGAACGGCGACTATGAGCTTCCCTCCGCCACGAACCCCGGTCTCCTGCAGCGCTATCGCCTTTCCGGCGGTCCCGCCACGATCGTCGACGGCATCAAGCCGATGTACGAAGAAGAGATCATCCTCGGCGGCGACTATGAAGTCATGCCCAACTGGGCCCTCGGCATCAAGGGAATCTACCGCTCCATCGGCGACGTCATGGAAGACTTCTCCTTTGACGGTGGATCCACCTACATCATTGGAAACCCCGGTGTGGGCGACCTCGGCTCTGCCTGCATTACCGTTTCCAACGACCTGGCCGGCTCTTCTTACGAAGAGAGAGAATTCTGCATCCCGAAGGCGTCCCGTATCTATCGCGCCGTCGAGCTCTCCCTCAAGAAGCGCTTCTCCGACAACTGGCAGCTCTACACCTCCGTCCTGTGGTCCAGGAACAAGGGTAACTACGGCGGCCTCTTCCGTCAGGACAACGGCCAGCTCGATCCCTTCATCACCTCCCTCTTCGACCTGCCCCAGCTCATGAACGGAACCAACGGTCTGATGCCCAACGACCGCACCTGGCAGTTCAAGGCGTACGGTTCCTATCGCTTCGACTTTGGCCTGGTCACGGGATTTGATGCCCGCTGGATGAGCGGTACCCCGCTGTCCAAGCTGGGTTCCCACATTGACTACGGTGACGACGAGCGTTTCATCGGTAAGCGTGGTGACTACGGCCGCACCGATCCGCTCTACTTCATCAACCTGCACCTCTCTTACCCGGTCAAGCTGTCCGACCGCGTCGACCTCAAGCTCATCGCGGACATCTTCAATGTCTTCGACTGGCAGCAGCCTCTGGTTGCCGAGCAGACCTGGGACTCCATTGCCCTGCAGTGGACCGACACGACCGGTCTCTGGGACATCAACGACGACGGTATTGCCGACGGATTTGAAGACAACCCGCAGGGTTGCGATCTGCCCGAAGGCGATCCCGGCCGCAGTGGCTACTGCGACTACCTCAACCCCACCTGGGGTCAGACCCTGCTGTTCCAGGATCCTCAGTCCTTCCGCATCGGATTCATTCTGTCCTGGTAAG
The window above is part of the Thermoanaerobaculia bacterium genome. Proteins encoded here:
- a CDS encoding aldolase/citrate lyase family protein, giving the protein MGVIIAGRYEKDDCEVRMNPLESGVESCLNLESSVDNLYGEHLRSQTWAAIQSLQLKGIEVTVRDRGAMDWVLQARIEAAARRLFPDLSHSILPERDGDPPESRKERLRRSRLYLPGNNPTLMLNAFLFAPDGIILDLEDSVHPSEKDAARILVRNALRAMDFAGAERMVRINPLPGGLDEILTLLPHGIDMILIPKAEAAEDIGQAGAFIDALNPGRPVFLMPIIETARGLMHAYDIARSHPRVAALAFGAEDYTRDIGAERTREGRETFTARCHLVAAARAAGIQPIDTVFSDVEDEEGLFLSVTEARSLGFDGKGCIHPRQIETIHRALRPAEEEIRYAIKVKRAMEDAEARGLGVISIGSKMVDPPVVARALKVLSLAKVYGIDVTSMDEEGR
- a CDS encoding DUF1003 domain-containing protein, with protein sequence MRKNGNETNVCQICGRSGSEVELTNAGILRPAIASIIKASYPSWSSDGYICSEDIDRFRYDYVSSLIMEEKGEVTQLEQDVLDSVAKHEILSTRVDQEYESNLTFGQRLSDHIALFGGSWAFIISFGCVLALWIAINSLMILSRPFDPFPYILLNLILSCLAAIQAPIIMMSQNRQESKDRARALHDYQINLKAELEIRQLHQKLDHLLLNQWERLVEIQRVQLELMNEIKGWKGQVQP
- a CDS encoding metallopeptidase TldD-related protein, producing the protein MSEWERTIRSETVLAFTFHHSTRPMIRQSHRTLEAYRVFIGQDQDFSTDGRAHPPDSAVSETVTEPALPNGHFSFFKHSITPDVTLSYASRYLSRFHEIIRRGSRGNLRLNEWTLHERITHDTVANSVGLLMQVVQRLRSLAFQISSPTGLVDISHPMSPEGESAALAKLDALCDELTRPPLPPPTTGRYPAILSSYVMSAILETLLPLLRSNSLLSFSLPEGWALVDDPCHPHSFQSVPIDAEGRRTRRQTIWKGERISPITDTVTARRRAIPATAHATRPTMDAPPMPNYHNLVLEGPEQSPENVHASWGKGLHLLRPIHVHFIEKHTRLQVIASAYGMEGDKIHSYYPLVTCRFTLRDFMRNLVSAVGPLSFTLDSCPLGVPPCYIHNLNIFS
- a CDS encoding metallopeptidase TldD-related protein — encoded protein: MVRSRRSVYQSSTTQVTLLWRRGKNIQQRTVRNAGSARRTYRGDECRVESWSTTPYPGDQSIDEMKSLISTITEDSLITGLRWTRTHSRIHHEWEGETTHSDERTQDHLILSLSRAQRVWNEPVYTKRLTPERWSQARAGMDDPLQALHFPLVNLSPGPIPVIFTHGAGAVMAHELIGHPTEAQAWAEKLSPFSQSLNSTIAPPFLSVYDDPTRDHLVGSFSMDDEGYQARRAPILRQGKLIHILGDYLHSHLFPCEPGNGRVANYSHFPTARMSNTVIGPGEDIVDPSRIMGAKRLQILRLQGGSYSPDGMVTLAVRMGVVWEGSRPLGRVENTVLTGRLDHLLEGIMAVGADLHTCWSFGECTRGGQTLLVGAESPNLLLEGMVIL
- a CDS encoding acyl-CoA carboxylase subunit beta; amino-acid sequence: MSKKEKFDELERRSRLYLEGDAKRIETQHTQGKLTALERITLFLDEGSFEELDRFVVHQATDFGMNERKVPGDGMVTGYGTVEGRLVYVFAQDFTVFGGTMSESNARKVCKVMDLAMRNGAPIVGLNDSGGARIQEGVGSLAGYADIFLRNTLASGVIPQISAIMGPCAGGAVYSPAITDFVMMVEGSAYMFVTGPDVIRTVTHEEVTKEKLGGARTHAEVSGVCHFTVPSDEACLQLMRKLLSYLPSNNMEDPPALPFLETIIPEDSSLDRIIPDNPQQPYDIREIILRSMDVDTFLEVHRDYAKNLVVGFARLGGRSVGIVANQPAHLAGTLDINASLKGARFVRFCDAFNVPLIIFEDVPGFLPGTDQEFGGIIKHGAKLLYALAEATVPKITVITRKAYGGAYCVMGSKHIRTDLNFAYPTAEIAVMGSEGAVNILYRRELGSSDVPADLRSSYVSEYETKFANPYVAAEKGYIDEVIYPRQTRPRLIAGLRSLRNKRDENPPKKHGNIPL
- a CDS encoding acetyl-CoA carboxylase biotin carboxylase subunit — translated: MKKVLIANRGEIAVRITRACRQMGLVPAAIYSDADRNALHVLQADEAYRIGPPPASESYLQAEKIIELAGKIGADAIHPGYGFLAENSAFARACTEAGIVFIGPNPKSMNLMGDKVLSRQAVAPHGVPIIPGTKEPVDDPAKLAEICSGIGFPVLLKASAGGGGKGMRRVDRPEDLLPAFERASSEASSYFGDGRVYVEKFLEKPRHIEVQVMADHHGNVIHLGERECSLQRRHQKIVEECPSPIVDPPMRERLGSLACSVARAAEYDSAGTVEFLVDASRNIYFLEMNTRIQVEHPITEMVTGVDLVQEQIRVAMGEHLSLRQEDVRMRGHAIECRVYAEDPFHNFAPCPGKILYLRLAEGPGIRNDCGVAEGYTVPLDYDPLLAKLIAHGSSRIEAIRRLLGALREHRVEGIDTNLPFFAHVISLPEFLEGSYDTGFVDRILSNLRMDSDPLFSRAALTLAAIHRFRQHREKILPEQPRSPWKSCSWRGR